A genomic segment from Marinifilum sp. JC120 encodes:
- a CDS encoding 30S ribosomal protein S20, with protein sequence MANHKSALKRHRQSLKRNLRNNMVRTRIKNVVKEVRSAVEANDTELAATALRKATATLDKAATKKVIHARAAARRISRLSAAVNKMA encoded by the coding sequence TTGGCGAATCATAAATCCGCACTCAAAAGACACCGTCAGAGCCTTAAACGCAACCTGCGTAACAACATGGTACGTACCCGTATCAAAAACGTTGTAAAAGAAGTTCGTTCCGCTGTTGAAGCTAACGATACTGAACTCGCAGCAACCGCATTGCGCAAAGCTACAGCTACCCTTGATAAGGCAGCTACCAAAAAGGTTATCCACGCTCGTGCAGCAGCACGCAGGATTTCCCGCCTCAGCGCAGCCGTTAACAAAATGGCTTAG
- a CDS encoding glycine--tRNA ligase subunit beta — MADFILEIGIEEMPARFVPRLGLDIKDIFSTLLEESMIDCASVETFATPRRLTVFVKDMAAMQRKVEEEVSGPPARIAYDADGNPTKALEGFVKSQGIALEDIYTLETAKGDYLAAKKTVGGGETISILPELCVTAIKKLSFPKKMKWGNLDFAFGRPLRWLLCLFGTDVVEFEMAGMPSGRQTFGHRVMGAGPWEVASADDYFDVIKEKSSVIISPTERGEQVRKGGDKLASELNGSVVWKDSLLEEVSNLVELPVPIIGNFDESFLELPKEVLLTSMESHQKCFGIQKEDGELLPHFLCTLNLVPKDVELVRKGWEKVLRARLEDGRFFWKNDLKTDFDTWLAKLDNVVFLGPLGSMGDKSRRMERLAALIAGKTDASLQTEMARAGRLAKADLVSEMVNEFDKLQGKMGGIYASKCGEDDIVCKALYEQYLPAGPESPVPSTLGGVIVSMSDKADTLVGCFGLNKIPTGANDTYALRRAALGIVRMIIQYDLRVDILEIMDMALEGYSKDIKWKLEKSELLKKLGEFISNRLRAYFTGKGYETRVVDAALGAGYRDVTALKARVEALAEFAKTDGFEQAVLTFKRAANIIKKQGSEQGVSLTGGFEVDKLEEAQEKELAAKLDETAARFEELCEKDEFTKLFAILGELRPYVDAFFDHVMVICEDKGLRMNRLNLLKALVDRLSRLADFGALQV, encoded by the coding sequence ATGGCCGATTTTATACTCGAAATTGGAATTGAAGAGATGCCTGCCCGCTTTGTTCCCCGGCTGGGTCTCGATATTAAAGATATTTTCAGCACTCTTCTTGAAGAGAGCATGATCGATTGCGCAAGCGTTGAAACTTTTGCCACTCCGCGCAGGCTGACTGTCTTTGTTAAAGATATGGCAGCCATGCAGAGAAAGGTCGAAGAAGAAGTTTCCGGCCCTCCGGCCCGCATTGCTTATGATGCAGATGGTAACCCCACCAAGGCTCTTGAGGGTTTTGTAAAATCTCAGGGAATCGCCCTTGAAGATATCTACACCCTTGAGACCGCGAAAGGTGATTACCTTGCAGCCAAGAAAACCGTGGGCGGCGGTGAGACCATTTCCATCCTGCCTGAGCTTTGCGTAACTGCGATCAAGAAACTTTCCTTTCCCAAGAAAATGAAATGGGGCAACCTTGATTTCGCCTTCGGACGTCCGCTGCGCTGGTTGCTTTGCCTGTTCGGTACCGATGTAGTTGAATTTGAAATGGCTGGCATGCCTTCCGGGCGTCAGACTTTCGGTCACCGCGTAATGGGTGCCGGACCTTGGGAAGTTGCTTCTGCTGATGATTACTTTGATGTAATTAAAGAAAAGTCTTCTGTTATCATTTCTCCCACTGAAAGGGGAGAACAGGTACGCAAGGGAGGCGATAAGCTCGCTTCCGAACTGAATGGCTCCGTGGTCTGGAAAGACTCTCTTCTGGAAGAGGTCAGCAACCTTGTTGAGCTTCCTGTTCCCATCATCGGTAACTTTGATGAGTCTTTCCTCGAACTTCCCAAGGAAGTGCTGCTGACCAGTATGGAAAGCCACCAGAAGTGTTTTGGTATCCAGAAGGAAGACGGCGAACTGCTCCCGCATTTCCTGTGCACTCTGAACCTTGTTCCCAAAGATGTGGAACTGGTTCGTAAGGGTTGGGAAAAAGTTCTTCGTGCAAGACTCGAAGATGGCCGCTTTTTCTGGAAGAACGACCTCAAGACCGATTTCGACACATGGCTTGCCAAGCTGGATAATGTTGTATTCCTCGGTCCTTTGGGTTCCATGGGTGACAAGTCTCGCAGAATGGAACGCCTTGCCGCATTGATTGCCGGTAAGACCGATGCTTCCTTGCAGACTGAAATGGCCCGTGCCGGACGTCTTGCAAAGGCTGACCTCGTTTCCGAAATGGTTAATGAGTTCGACAAACTTCAGGGTAAGATGGGCGGCATCTACGCCTCCAAGTGCGGCGAAGATGACATTGTCTGCAAAGCCCTGTATGAACAATACCTGCCAGCCGGACCGGAAAGCCCCGTGCCTTCCACTCTCGGCGGTGTTATTGTTTCCATGTCCGATAAGGCTGACACTCTGGTCGGTTGCTTCGGTCTGAATAAGATCCCCACTGGCGCTAACGATACCTACGCTCTGCGGCGTGCCGCTCTGGGTATTGTGCGTATGATTATACAATATGACTTGAGAGTAGACATTCTTGAAATTATGGATATGGCCCTTGAAGGTTATTCCAAAGATATCAAGTGGAAACTCGAAAAGTCTGAACTCCTCAAAAAGCTTGGAGAATTCATTTCCAACAGACTCCGTGCCTACTTCACAGGTAAAGGCTATGAAACAAGGGTTGTTGATGCAGCTCTTGGTGCCGGCTACCGTGATGTTACTGCTCTTAAGGCAAGAGTCGAAGCGTTGGCTGAATTTGCTAAGACTGACGGTTTCGAACAGGCCGTGCTTACTTTCAAGCGCGCAGCCAACATCATCAAGAAACAGGGCAGTGAGCAAGGTGTGTCGCTCACTGGCGGTTTTGAAGTTGATAAGTTGGAAGAAGCGCAGGAGAAAGAACTTGCCGCTAAGCTTGATGAAACTGCCGCTCGTTTTGAGGAGCTTTGTGAAAAAGACGAGTTTACCAAGCTGTTCGCAATCCTCGGCGAACTGCGCCCTTATGTTGACGCTTTCTTTGATCATGTTATGGTTATCTGCGAAGACAAGGGCCTTAGAATGAACCGTCTCAACCTGCTTAAGGCGCTTGTAGACAGGCTTAGCAGGCTGGCTGATTTTGGAGCTTTGCAGGTTTAA
- the glyQ gene encoding glycine--tRNA ligase subunit alpha has product MNFQDVILKLQDFWSDYGCCIVQPLDIEVGAGTFNPSTFFRVIGPEPWNTAYVEPSRRPTDGRYGENPNRLQHYFQFQVILKPSPDDVQDLYLKSLEILGIDAKEHDIRFVEDDWESPTLGAWGLGWEVWLNGMEVTQFTYFQQVGGIDLKPVSVELTYGLERICMYLQGVESVYDLKWNDKVTYGQIFHQNEVEQSKYNFELSDANMLLDLFDKYEAESKKLCEEGLPRPAYEYCLKCSHTFNMLDARGAISITERATYIGRVRNLASAAAKLYAEERENLNYPMLEND; this is encoded by the coding sequence ATGAATTTTCAAGATGTTATACTTAAACTTCAGGACTTCTGGTCTGATTACGGATGCTGCATTGTTCAGCCTCTTGATATTGAGGTCGGCGCGGGCACATTCAACCCTTCAACTTTTTTCCGCGTAATCGGACCTGAGCCGTGGAATACCGCATATGTTGAGCCTTCACGCCGCCCCACTGACGGCCGTTATGGTGAAAACCCCAACAGGCTTCAGCACTATTTTCAGTTTCAGGTTATCCTGAAACCTTCTCCTGATGATGTTCAGGATCTTTATCTTAAGAGTCTTGAGATTCTAGGTATTGACGCTAAAGAGCATGACATCCGTTTTGTCGAGGATGATTGGGAATCTCCCACACTCGGCGCATGGGGCCTTGGTTGGGAAGTATGGCTCAACGGCATGGAAGTGACTCAGTTCACTTATTTCCAGCAGGTAGGCGGTATTGACCTTAAACCTGTCTCCGTTGAACTCACATACGGCCTTGAGCGTATCTGCATGTATTTGCAGGGCGTTGAGTCTGTATACGACCTTAAATGGAATGACAAAGTTACCTACGGACAGATTTTCCATCAGAATGAAGTGGAGCAGTCTAAGTATAACTTTGAACTCAGCGACGCCAATATGTTGCTGGATCTCTTCGATAAATATGAAGCTGAAAGCAAGAAGCTCTGTGAAGAAGGGCTGCCTCGTCCGGCATATGAATACTGCCTGAAGTGCTCCCATACCTTCAACATGCTTGATGCCCGCGGAGCAATCTCCATCACTGAAAGGGCAACCTATATCGGCAGAGTGCGTAATCTCGCTTCCGCAGCCGCAAAGCTTTATGCGGAAGAACGCGAGAATCTGAATTACCCCATGCTTGAAAACGATTAA
- the recO gene encoding DNA repair protein RecO, with protein MELTEKVIILKTGRFKENDLWVRFMSSSRGVQNAFAFGGSRSRRRFGGCLEPFSQVLFKTGTNKTGTYQVLQEGSLIKGYPGIRSNLRKMGLAANCLKFIESAVLERDGNRAVFELLTEMLDVIEETEPDDFFPLFFRAKVAFEQGYNPDFTICAQCGKPLFSSRPVIFNIEKGQLKCLDCSDGRQGETISAGTARTLAWIQDTGPASWIMLQLPAEIRQECFSVMDRFMAYHMGLIWEGNGYRKI; from the coding sequence ATGGAACTTACTGAAAAAGTAATAATTCTTAAGACCGGAAGGTTTAAAGAAAATGATTTGTGGGTGCGCTTCATGTCTTCCTCTCGGGGAGTGCAGAACGCGTTTGCCTTCGGGGGAAGCAGGAGCCGCAGACGTTTTGGTGGATGTCTCGAACCTTTTTCTCAGGTGTTGTTTAAAACCGGCACCAACAAGACCGGAACGTATCAGGTTTTACAGGAAGGGAGTCTTATTAAAGGGTATCCCGGAATCCGTTCTAACCTGCGTAAAATGGGTCTTGCCGCCAATTGTTTGAAATTTATTGAGTCTGCGGTTTTAGAGCGCGATGGAAACCGTGCTGTTTTTGAGCTACTGACCGAAATGTTGGATGTTATCGAAGAAACGGAGCCGGATGATTTTTTCCCGCTTTTCTTCCGGGCCAAGGTTGCTTTTGAGCAAGGATACAATCCTGACTTTACAATTTGCGCTCAATGCGGCAAACCTTTGTTCAGTTCCCGTCCCGTGATCTTCAATATTGAAAAGGGACAGCTCAAATGTCTGGACTGTTCTGACGGCAGACAGGGCGAAACCATTAGCGCAGGAACCGCGAGAACTCTGGCCTGGATTCAGGATACAGGACCGGCCAGTTGGATTATGCTGCAACTTCCGGCAGAAATCCGGCAGGAGTGCTTTTCCGTGATGGACCGTTTCATGGCTTACCACATGGGACTGATTTGGGAAGGCAACGGTTATCGGAAGATATAA
- a CDS encoding helix-turn-helix domain-containing protein: MDLKELGSRLKNERERQGLTIEQIMEITKVSRVNINAIESGNQKEFPHEVYAKGFVKTYAKALGLDAEEVGEEFSQIMRTGTADAEDVVDGSVQPDYGPGPKKSPAGTILLVLILVGIVGGLVYYLHDNSYFSAQKAPQTEVVVEEDAQEKPTVLEEKAEAPVVEEKQAEPAPAEAVQPAANEEPIENKVEEAAETVEQPIVEETVAVVEPVGNIVAITAKPGEACWLEAVVDGDGKEYVIQEGDTLTFPYKDSLKIKLGNGGGVEILSNGKPFEFDAPKGKVKKLDFPAAR; the protein is encoded by the coding sequence ATGGATTTAAAAGAGCTTGGTTCCCGATTGAAAAATGAGCGAGAAAGGCAGGGGTTGACCATTGAGCAGATCATGGAGATCACCAAAGTCAGCCGCGTGAATATTAATGCCATTGAAAGTGGTAACCAGAAAGAATTTCCCCACGAAGTATATGCCAAAGGGTTTGTAAAAACTTATGCCAAGGCTCTTGGGCTGGATGCTGAAGAAGTAGGTGAAGAGTTTTCACAAATTATGAGAACCGGGACTGCTGATGCAGAGGATGTTGTAGATGGATCTGTTCAGCCTGACTATGGTCCGGGTCCAAAGAAGAGTCCTGCCGGAACTATTCTTCTAGTCTTGATTCTGGTCGGAATCGTCGGCGGTTTGGTGTACTATCTGCACGATAATTCCTATTTCAGTGCCCAGAAAGCTCCTCAGACAGAAGTTGTCGTAGAAGAGGATGCTCAGGAAAAGCCCACTGTACTGGAAGAGAAAGCTGAAGCCCCGGTTGTTGAAGAGAAACAGGCTGAACCTGCTCCTGCTGAAGCCGTGCAACCAGCTGCGAATGAAGAACCGATAGAGAATAAAGTTGAAGAGGCGGCCGAAACCGTGGAGCAGCCGATTGTAGAAGAAACGGTTGCTGTAGTTGAGCCGGTCGGGAATATCGTGGCAATTACCGCTAAACCCGGTGAAGCATGTTGGCTTGAGGCCGTGGTTGACGGTGACGGTAAAGAGTATGTAATTCAGGAAGGAGATACTCTTACATTTCCTTATAAGGACAGCTTGAAAATCAAGCTCGGTAATGGCGGCGGGGTTGAAATTCTTTCCAACGGTAAGCCTTTTGAATTCGATGCACCTAAAGGAAAGGTTAAAAAACTGGATTTCCCCGCAGCCCGTTAA